Proteins encoded together in one Nostoc sp. PCC 7524 window:
- a CDS encoding calcium-binding protein, giving the protein MATFTVTTLNDVVDARDGLLSLREAVTAAEALPGTDTIVINSIALLNSPIVIRPGNNINFQGNGTSSSGFNGQGRTSLFLINNSSVRFNDLHINRGLAQGGNGSRGGGGGLGAGGGLFLNPGANVTADNVVFFDNRAVGGNSFTGRGDGGRGGNDSSAGSNGFPGGSGGLPSFFAIGGIVPTSGGSGGVGGRIVGTTGSGAGGGFGGGSGGFGVAGGSGGGGGGGTGGAGAFRNATGGGGGGGGGFGGYGAGGGGGGGGGGGGANVLGGRARPGGAGGSGGLGGAFAGDGRAGANGTNGRSTFTGNSPGNGGVGGQGGGGAGLGGAVFVSNNATFSVSNSTFLFNSAVGGSGFENGQGRGGAIFVQSGGRLRDMGGVRFIQNSASTANADSNIYPVKVNRGDGTIEVEGFQGVGRGSNPSVEVKETFDELIFTGEGLVAKNLLLTQTGDDLVVSFEGVDDTQVILKDFALENLDNLPIPGGQHGQIGNILFDGDETLQDSFDVFNADSTQNTIWNRNTVTFLNDLDNYVRGFDNSDDVINAQAGNDMIWGLSGDDILRGGEGNDTLHGGKGADILIGGWGDDQLYLGRDRQIDTVIYRQGDGSDTIHQFRRGAGGDLLQFEGIDAIDVVMNGRNTYFHLGDGIVGNNGFGSGELLAELRGVTGFTADNLSLNLASGNTAQFLFA; this is encoded by the coding sequence ATGGCAACTTTTACCGTTACTACACTCAATGATGTTGTTGATGCCAGAGATGGGCTGTTAAGTTTACGAGAAGCGGTCACAGCCGCAGAAGCCCTACCTGGAACTGATACCATCGTCATTAATAGCATTGCTCTACTAAATAGCCCAATTGTCATCAGACCAGGCAATAACATTAACTTCCAGGGTAATGGGACTAGCTCTAGTGGCTTCAATGGACAGGGGCGCACTTCCCTATTTCTCATCAATAACAGCAGCGTTAGATTTAATGATTTACACATTAACAGGGGTCTTGCTCAAGGAGGAAACGGCAGTCGAGGCGGTGGTGGCGGTTTAGGGGCTGGAGGAGGCCTATTTCTGAATCCAGGTGCTAATGTCACAGCAGATAATGTGGTGTTTTTTGATAACCGAGCAGTCGGAGGTAATAGTTTTACTGGTCGTGGCGACGGTGGGCGGGGTGGAAATGATTCCTCGGCTGGAAGCAATGGCTTTCCGGGTGGTAGTGGTGGTTTACCAAGTTTCTTCGCTATTGGTGGGATAGTCCCAACTAGCGGCGGTAGCGGTGGTGTGGGCGGACGAATAGTCGGAACTACAGGTTCGGGAGCTGGTGGCGGTTTCGGTGGTGGCTCAGGGGGCTTTGGGGTCGCTGGTGGTAGTGGCGGCGGTGGTGGTGGTGGTACGGGCGGTGCTGGTGCTTTCCGAAATGCGACTGGTGGCGGCGGTGGCGGCGGTGGTGGTTTTGGTGGCTATGGTGCTGGCGGCGGCGGTGGCGGCGGTGGCGGCGGTGGCGGTGCTAACGTGTTGGGAGGACGCGCTCGCCCCGGTGGCGCTGGTGGTTCTGGGGGCTTAGGTGGCGCATTTGCTGGGGATGGACGCGCTGGAGCTAATGGGACTAATGGTCGCTCAACGTTTACCGGTAACAGTCCAGGTAACGGCGGAGTGGGAGGACAAGGCGGCGGTGGTGCAGGTTTAGGCGGTGCAGTCTTTGTCTCTAACAACGCAACCTTTAGCGTCAGCAACAGTACATTTCTCTTCAATTCTGCCGTTGGTGGTAGTGGCTTTGAGAATGGTCAAGGACGGGGTGGTGCAATCTTTGTGCAATCGGGGGGTAGATTGCGAGATATGGGTGGAGTGCGTTTCATTCAAAACTCTGCATCAACGGCAAATGCTGATAGCAATATCTATCCAGTCAAAGTCAACCGAGGCGATGGCACGATTGAGGTAGAAGGATTTCAGGGTGTAGGACGGGGGAGCAATCCCTCAGTGGAAGTGAAGGAAACCTTTGACGAACTCATATTTACAGGAGAGGGTTTAGTTGCCAAAAACTTGCTCCTTACCCAAACTGGTGATGATTTAGTTGTCAGTTTTGAAGGGGTTGATGATACCCAAGTGATTCTCAAGGACTTTGCTTTAGAAAACTTGGATAACTTGCCGATTCCTGGTGGTCAGCATGGTCAGATTGGTAACATTCTGTTTGATGGTGATGAAACCCTGCAAGATAGTTTTGATGTCTTCAATGCGGACTCTACCCAAAATACAATTTGGAATCGTAACACAGTCACCTTTCTGAATGATTTAGATAATTATGTGCGTGGTTTTGACAACTCTGATGATGTGATTAATGCCCAAGCTGGTAATGACATGATTTGGGGTTTGAGTGGCGATGATATTTTGCGTGGTGGTGAAGGTAACGACACCCTTCATGGTGGAAAAGGTGCAGATATTTTGATTGGTGGTTGGGGAGATGATCAGCTTTATTTGGGACGCGATCGCCAGATTGATACGGTAATATATCGCCAAGGTGATGGAAGTGATACTATCCATCAGTTCCGGCGTGGTGCAGGTGGTGACTTATTGCAGTTTGAAGGTATTGACGCGATTGATGTGGTAATGAATGGTCGCAATACCTACTTTCACCTAGGTGACGGAATAGTTGGTAATAACGGATTTGGTTCAGGTGAATTATTAGCTGAGTTACGAGGTGTAACTGGTTTCACCGCCGATAATCTCAGTTTGAATCTAGCCTCTGGCAATACTGCACAATTCTTGTTTGCTTAG
- a CDS encoding 3' terminal RNA ribose 2'-O-methyltransferase Hen1: MLLTITTIHSPATELGYLLHKHPDRCQSFALSFGQAHVFYPEANDERCTVALLLDVDPVKLVRGRSARLEQYVNDRPYVASSFMSVAIAQVFSTALGGRCKDRPELAQTPIPLLAKLSVLPCRGGEGFLRELFEPLGYTVKATGHLLDEQFPEWGESKYFTVELQNTLTVSDLLSHLYVLIPVLDDDKHYWVGDEEIAKLLRHGEGWLSQHPAKEQITRRYLKRQHRLTRQALAQLVEEDNPDPDSTEESHAEEEAAVEKPISLNQQRMNAVVTALKDSNARRVIDLGCGQGNLLKILLKDSFFEQVTGVDVSYRSLEIAQERLDRLRLPRNQWERLQLIQSALTYQDKRFSGYDAATVIEVIEHLDLPRLGSFERVLFEFAKPKIVIVTTPNIEYNVKFVNLPAGKLRHKDHRFEWTRSQFQTWANHITAKFGYTVEFQSIGEEDTAIGSPTQMALFSLNN; this comes from the coding sequence ATGCTGCTGACCATCACCACCATCCACTCCCCAGCGACGGAGTTAGGCTACCTACTACATAAACACCCAGACCGTTGTCAGTCCTTTGCTCTCAGTTTTGGACAGGCGCACGTCTTTTACCCGGAAGCCAATGATGAGCGTTGTACAGTTGCGCTACTGTTGGATGTTGACCCGGTAAAATTAGTGCGGGGGAGGAGTGCAAGACTGGAACAATATGTAAACGATCGCCCTTATGTGGCATCATCTTTTATGAGTGTAGCGATCGCACAAGTTTTCAGTACGGCTTTAGGTGGACGCTGTAAAGATAGACCAGAATTAGCACAAACTCCGATACCTTTGCTAGCAAAACTATCTGTATTACCCTGTCGTGGTGGTGAAGGTTTCTTAAGAGAATTGTTTGAACCTTTGGGTTACACTGTGAAAGCCACAGGTCATCTGTTAGATGAGCAATTCCCAGAGTGGGGAGAGAGTAAATATTTCACTGTGGAATTGCAAAACACCCTCACAGTCAGCGATTTGTTAAGTCATCTCTATGTTTTAATTCCCGTACTGGATGACGACAAACACTATTGGGTGGGGGATGAAGAAATAGCCAAATTATTACGTCATGGTGAGGGTTGGTTATCGCAACATCCTGCTAAAGAACAAATTACTCGCCGTTATCTCAAACGCCAGCATCGCCTCACACGCCAAGCTTTAGCACAGTTAGTAGAAGAAGATAATCCTGACCCTGATAGTACAGAAGAAAGTCACGCTGAAGAAGAAGCGGCGGTAGAAAAGCCAATTAGCTTGAATCAGCAGCGCATGAATGCAGTAGTTACTGCTTTAAAAGACAGTAATGCTAGGCGCGTGATTGATTTAGGTTGTGGTCAAGGAAATTTATTAAAAATACTCCTAAAAGATAGCTTTTTTGAGCAAGTTACAGGTGTAGATGTTTCCTATAGGTCATTAGAAATTGCTCAAGAAAGATTAGACCGTTTGCGCCTGCCCCGTAATCAATGGGAACGTTTACAACTGATTCAGAGTGCGTTGACTTATCAAGATAAACGCTTTTCTGGTTATGATGCTGCTACTGTAATTGAGGTAATTGAGCATCTGGATTTACCCCGTTTGGGTTCATTTGAGCGAGTTTTGTTTGAGTTCGCTAAACCAAAAATAGTGATAGTCACAACGCCCAATATTGAATATAACGTGAAATTTGTCAACCTCCCGGCGGGAAAATTGCGACATAAAGACCACCGCTTTGAATGGACGCGATCGCAATTTCAAACCTGGGCAAATCATATCACAGCAAAATTTGGTTACACTGTGGAGTTTCAATCCATAGGAGAAGAAGATACAGCAATTGGTTCACCTACACAAATGGCATTGTTTAGCTTGAATAATTAA